A genomic region of Candidatus Pseudomonas phytovorans contains the following coding sequences:
- a CDS encoding DNA-3-methyladenine glycosylase I, which translates to MRDYQWLHEYCLNRFGSAQALEAFLPQPRTPAQLRDISDDRYLSTLALRVFRAGLKHSLVDAKWPVFEQVFFGFDPEKVVLMGAEHLERLMQDERIIRHLGKLKSVPRNAQMVLDIAKAHGSFGAFIADWPVTDIVGLWKYLAKHGNQLGGLSAPRFLRMVGKDTFIPTDDMAAALIAQKVIDKQPTSQRDLALVQQAFNQWHEESGRPLCQLSVMLAHTVNH; encoded by the coding sequence ATGCGTGATTACCAGTGGCTGCATGAGTACTGCCTGAACCGCTTTGGCTCGGCCCAGGCGCTGGAGGCTTTTCTGCCGCAGCCGCGCACGCCGGCTCAGTTGCGCGACATCAGCGATGACCGCTACCTGTCGACCCTGGCCCTGCGCGTGTTCCGCGCCGGGCTCAAGCACAGCCTGGTGGATGCCAAGTGGCCGGTGTTCGAGCAGGTTTTCTTCGGCTTCGATCCGGAGAAGGTCGTGCTGATGGGCGCCGAGCACCTGGAGCGGCTGATGCAGGACGAGCGCATCATCCGCCACCTGGGCAAGCTCAAGAGCGTGCCGCGCAATGCGCAGATGGTGCTGGATATCGCCAAGGCGCATGGCAGTTTTGGCGCGTTCATCGCCGATTGGCCAGTGACCGATATCGTGGGTTTGTGGAAGTACCTGGCCAAGCATGGCAACCAGCTGGGTGGGTTGTCGGCACCGAGGTTCCTGCGGATGGTTGGCAAGGACACGTTTATCCCTACCGATGACATGGCGGCAGCGCTGATTGCACAGAAGGTGATAGACAAGCAACCGACCAGCCAGCGGGATCTGGCCTTGGTGCAGCAGGCGTTCAATCAGTGGCATGAAGAAAGTGGGCGGCCGCTGTGCCAGTTATCAGTGATGCTCGCGCATACCGTCAACCATTGA
- the ttcA gene encoding tRNA 2-thiocytidine(32) synthetase TtcA: protein MGTLSVNQNKLQKRLRRLAGEAITDFNMIEDGDKVMVCLSGGKDSYTMLDVLLHLQKVAPIKFEIVAVNMDQKQPGFPEHVLPAYLKALGVEYHIVEKDTYSVVKELVPEGKTTCSLCSRLRRGTLYTFADEIGATKMALGHHRDDIVETFFLNMFFNGALKGMPPKLRADDGRNVVIRPLAYCSEKDIQAYSDMREFPIIPCNLCGSQENLQRQVVKDMLVEWERKHPGRTESIFRALQNVAPSQLADRNLFDFTSLKIDETATPRFLDVVNI, encoded by the coding sequence ATGGGCACCCTCTCGGTCAACCAGAACAAACTGCAAAAACGCCTGCGTCGTCTCGCCGGCGAAGCCATCACCGACTTCAACATGATCGAGGATGGCGACAAGGTCATGGTCTGCCTGTCTGGCGGCAAGGACAGCTACACCATGCTCGACGTTCTGTTGCACCTGCAGAAGGTGGCACCGATCAAGTTCGAGATCGTTGCGGTGAACATGGACCAGAAGCAGCCGGGCTTCCCTGAGCACGTGCTGCCGGCCTACCTCAAAGCGCTGGGCGTCGAGTACCACATCGTCGAGAAAGACACCTACTCGGTGGTCAAGGAGCTGGTGCCCGAGGGCAAGACCACGTGTTCGCTGTGCTCGCGCCTGCGCCGTGGCACTCTGTACACCTTCGCCGACGAGATTGGCGCAACCAAGATGGCGCTGGGGCACCACCGCGACGACATCGTCGAAACCTTCTTCCTCAACATGTTCTTCAACGGCGCGCTCAAAGGCATGCCGCCCAAGCTGCGCGCCGACGACGGCCGCAACGTGGTGATCCGCCCGCTGGCCTACTGCAGCGAGAAGGACATCCAGGCCTACTCGGACATGAGGGAATTCCCGATCATCCCGTGCAACCTGTGCGGCTCGCAGGAAAACCTGCAACGCCAGGTGGTCAAGGACATGCTGGTGGAGTGGGAGCGCAAGCACCCGGGCCGTACCGAGAGTATCTTCCGTGCCCTGCAGAACGTGGCGCCGTCGCAACTGGCCGACCGCAACCTGTTCGACTTCACCAGCCTGAAGATCGACGAGACTGCCACCCCGCGCTTCCTCGACGTGGTGAACATCTGA
- a CDS encoding Yip1 family protein: protein MIHHVVGLFTHPDQEWREIRGEEETISHMYLTHTLILAAIPAISAFIGTTQVGWVIGDRPAVMLTMESAIWMSIMSYLAMLGGVAVMGAFIHWMARTYDANPSMAQCIAFATYTATPLFIGGLAALYPHLWLGMLIGTAAICYTVYLLYVGLPTFMNIPSDEGFLFSSSVLAVGLVVLVAIMAATVIIWGLGVGPVYTN from the coding sequence ATGATTCATCACGTTGTTGGGCTGTTTACCCACCCCGACCAGGAATGGCGGGAGATTCGTGGCGAAGAAGAAACCATCAGCCACATGTACCTGACGCACACTTTGATCCTGGCGGCGATCCCTGCCATTTCCGCATTCATTGGCACTACCCAGGTCGGCTGGGTGATCGGGGACCGGCCAGCGGTGATGCTGACCATGGAAAGCGCCATCTGGATGAGCATCATGTCGTACCTGGCCATGCTCGGCGGCGTGGCAGTCATGGGCGCGTTCATCCACTGGATGGCCCGCACCTACGATGCCAACCCATCCATGGCGCAGTGCATCGCCTTTGCCACCTACACCGCCACACCGTTGTTCATCGGCGGCCTGGCGGCACTGTATCCGCACCTGTGGCTGGGCATGCTGATCGGCACTGCGGCGATCTGCTACACGGTGTACCTGCTGTATGTCGGCCTGCCGACGTTCATGAACATACCGTCCGACGAAGGCTTCCTGTTCTCCAGCTCCGTGCTGGCGGTGGGCCTTGTGGTACTGGTGGCGATCATGGCCGCCACGGTGATCATCTGGGGACTGGGCGTGGGGCCCGTCTACACCAACTAG
- a CDS encoding SprT family zinc-dependent metalloprotease: MPELLKQRVETCYQQAETFFKRPFSRPEVSFKLRGQKAGVAHLHENLLRFNLQLYRENQEDFLRQTVAHEVAHLVAHQLFGDRIQAHGEEWQLIMRGVYELPPNRCHNYEVQRRVVTRYIYRCPCPQGDFPFTAQRHKLVRQGRRYLCKRCRGILVYSGETRVE; the protein is encoded by the coding sequence ATGCCCGAGCTGCTCAAGCAACGCGTCGAAACCTGTTACCAGCAAGCCGAAACCTTTTTCAAACGCCCCTTCTCGCGCCCGGAAGTGAGCTTCAAGCTGCGCGGGCAAAAAGCCGGCGTCGCTCATCTGCACGAGAACCTGCTGCGCTTCAACCTGCAGCTTTACCGGGAAAACCAGGAAGACTTCCTGCGCCAGACCGTCGCCCACGAAGTGGCGCACCTGGTGGCCCACCAGTTGTTTGGTGACCGCATCCAGGCCCACGGCGAAGAGTGGCAACTGATCATGCGCGGGGTGTACGAACTGCCGCCCAACCGCTGCCACAACTATGAAGTGCAACGGCGCGTGGTAACTCGCTATATCTACCGCTGCCCATGCCCGCAAGGCGACTTCCCGTTTACCGCACAGCGGCACAAGCTTGTCCGCCAGGGGCGGCGGTACCTGTGCAAACGGTGCAGGGGGATATTGGTGTACAGCGGTGAGACGCGCGTCGAATAG
- the fpr gene encoding ferredoxin-NADP reductase produces the protein MSNMNHERVLSVHHWNDTLFSFKCTRDPGLRFENGQFVMIGLQQEGGRPLMRAYSIASPNWEEHLEFFSIKVPDGPLTSQLQHLKEGDEIIISKKPTGTLVLDDLNPGKHLYLLSTGTGLAPFMSVIQDPETYERFEKVILVHGVRYVNEVAYREFITEHLPQNEFFGESVRDKLIYYPTVTREPFENQGRLTDLMRSGKLFSDIGLPPINPQDDRAMICGSPSMLDETSEVLDSFGLKVSARMREPGDYLIERAFVEK, from the coding sequence ATGAGCAACATGAACCACGAACGTGTCCTCAGTGTGCACCACTGGAACGACACCCTGTTCAGCTTCAAGTGCACCCGCGACCCGGGGCTGCGCTTCGAGAACGGTCAGTTCGTGATGATCGGCCTGCAGCAGGAAGGCGGCCGCCCGCTCATGCGTGCCTATTCCATCGCGTCGCCGAACTGGGAAGAGCACCTGGAGTTCTTCAGCATCAAGGTGCCGGACGGCCCGCTGACCTCGCAGCTGCAGCACCTGAAGGAAGGCGATGAGATCATCATCAGCAAGAAGCCTACCGGTACCCTGGTGCTCGACGACCTGAACCCGGGCAAGCACCTCTACCTGCTGAGCACCGGCACTGGCCTGGCGCCGTTCATGAGCGTCATCCAGGACCCGGAAACCTACGAGCGCTTCGAGAAAGTGATCCTGGTGCACGGCGTGCGTTACGTGAACGAAGTGGCCTACCGCGAGTTCATCACCGAGCACCTGCCGCAGAACGAGTTCTTCGGTGAGTCGGTTCGCGACAAGCTGATCTACTACCCGACCGTGACCCGCGAGCCGTTCGAGAATCAGGGCCGCCTGACCGACCTGATGCGCAGTGGCAAACTGTTCAGCGACATTGGCCTGCCACCGATCAACCCGCAGGACGACCGTGCGATGATCTGCGGCAGCCCGAGCATGCTCGACGAGACCAGCGAAGTGCTGGACAGCTTCGGCCTGAAAGTCTCCGCCCGCATGCGCGAGCCGGGTGACTACCTGATCGAGCGTGCCTTCGTCGAGAAGTAA